The genomic interval TGTTCTTAATTGCGCTTTCCTCTGTTTCGAAGTTTCAAAATTGATGGATTCAAGGAGTTAGCTCGATGAAACGCACTTACCAGCCGAGCAAGGTTCGGCGCAAGAGAACCCATGGATTTCGCAAGCGGATGCTGACCAGCAAGGGCCAGCAGGTTCTTAAGCGGCGTCGCGCCAAAGGCCGTCATCGCCTGGTCGTGGAGATTCCCAAGAAGTAATCGTCTTATCGGTGAAGGAATTTGTCTCCTGTTCTTTTTCTGGGCACAAACGCCTCAAGACCGGAAAAGAATTCCAAATCTTGCGGACAAGGGGGCGTTTGTACAAAACGCCCCAC from Geoalkalibacter sp. carries:
- the rpmH gene encoding 50S ribosomal protein L34, with protein sequence MKRTYQPSKVRRKRTHGFRKRMLTSKGQQVLKRRRAKGRHRLVVEIPKK